The following nucleotide sequence is from Mesorhizobium sp. CAU 1732.
ACGTCGCGCCTGGGTTCCACGCTCCGATTGCCGGCAACTACATCGGCATGCACCACATTGCCAGCAAAGCTATCCAGCGAACCGGCTTGAAGTTCGGCCGCCAAGAGCCGCCTGGGGTCGACCGGGCGCGGCATCACCACCTGGCCGAACGGCACGACCTTCGAAAAGCCGAGCGGGGCATAATAGGGCGCATCGCCGACGAGCAGAACGAGCCTGCAGCCATCCTTGCGGGCGGCATCGAGCGCGATGGCCACGAGGCGCTTTCCGATCCCAAGGTTCTTGTATGCGGGTCGCACGGCGAGCGGGCCCAGCAGAAGCGCCCTGCCCTCGCCAGCAGCGACCTCCGTCATGCGGACGGAGGCGATGACCTTGCCGTCTACGATGGCGACGAACGACAGGTCCCGGCGATGCGGTCCGCCCTCGCGGATCTTGTAGGCCGCGCGTGCAAACCGGCCCGGCCCGAAGGCTTCGGCGTTGATGTCTTCGATTTCAAGGTCGTGCGCGGCAGTCTCGGGCGCGTAGGCCACGTCGGCGGTGCTCATGGTGTCAATCCGGGTTCAGGCTGGAAGAATGGTCTGCGCGGCTGCGCCGCAACGCCACCAGGGGCGTCTCAGCTCATTCGTCGTCGCTCGAAGCGGATGATCATTGCCATGGTTCTCCCGCCGGAAATCCGGCTGAAAATTCCGCTACCATCAAAGATGTGCGCCTGCAATCGGAGATTTTTCCCGCCGTGACGAACTGTTCAGCACTGGAGACGTTTTGCCCGACGTGAAGAGCCCCTAGATAGGAACGAACACAAGGAGCGAGACGATGGGCCTTCTGGTCGACGGCATCTGGAAGAACGAATGGTACGACACCTCCAAGAGCGGCGGGAAGTTCGTTCGCTCGCAGTCGCAGTTTCGTGACTGGATCACCAGGGACGGAACACCGGCCGAGGGGCGCGAGCGCGGCTTCAAGGCGGAGCCGGGCCGTTACCACCTCTATGTTTCGCTTGCCTGTCCGTGGGCCCACCGCACACTGATCGTCCGCAAGCTCAAGAAGCTCGAGGACGTCATCTCGGTCGATGTCGTGCACCATTTCATGGGCGAAAACGGCTGGACGTTCGTGAAGGAAGACGGCGCGACGGGCGATACTCTGTACGACAGCGCGTTCCTGCACCAGATATACACGCGGGCCGATCCGACCTATTCCGGCCGTGTGACCGTGCCCGTCCTGTGGGACAAGAAGGAGCAGACGATCGTCTCGAACGAGTCCGCCGAGATCATCCGCATGCTGAACTCGGCCTTCGACGAATGGGGTGATGCGTCCGTCGATCTTTGGCCTTCACACCTTAGAAGCGACATCGACGCGATCAACGACCGCATCTATCCGTCGATCAACAACGGCGTCTATCGCGCCGGCTTTGCCACCAAGCAAGGTGCGTACGAGGAGGCATTCGACGAGCTTTTCGATGCGATGGACGAGATGGAACGCCGCCTTTCCCGGAGCCGCTACCTTGTCGGAGATCGCATGACGGAGGCCGACTGGCGGTTCTTTACCACCTTGATCCGCTTCGACGCGGTCTATTACGCGCACTTCAAGTGCAATCTGCGCCGTGTCGCCGATTATCCCAACCTGTCGAACTACCTGCGCGATCTCTATCAGGTGCCGGGTGTCGCGGAGACGGTCAACATGCTGCACATCAAGGCGCACTACTACGCCAGCCATGAGACCGTGAACCCGACGCGCATCATTCCAAAGGGTCCGGAACTCGACTTCACGTCGGCGCATGATCGCGACAGGTTCAAGAAGGCAGCCTGACGCGGCGGGTGTCCTACCAGTAGGCGTCGGCCGGCTTGCCTTCGAAGATTTCGGCAAGCCGCCGGCGCGTCGCCGGGCTGGTCTCGTCCGGCAGGGAATCGAGACTGAAGAAACCCGCCTCCGCGATCTCCATGTCCGGTGTCTTCGGCGAGGTCTGGCGATAGGATTTGACCAGATAGAGCGCGACATGGTCTCGCCGGCTGACATTGCGGTTGAAATGCAGTGATTTGAGCAGCGCCGGCGTGCCGTCGAGGACGATGTTGCCCTCTTCCTCGAGTTCGCGCGCCAGCGCCTCATACGCCGTTTCACCAGCCTCCACGCCGCCGCCGGGCAACTGCCATCCCGGCACGTAGGTATGGCGGATGAGAAAGACCGCGTTCGCAGCTTCGTCATAGACCACGCCGCGCACGCCAAACGTCATCGGACGGCGCAGCACGAACCAAAGATGAAAGAGCCTGGTGCGCAATCGGCGCCACAGCGGCTCGCGCATGAAGTGAGGCAGATCGTCGCTCATGGATGCTCGTCGCGGTTGGTGCGTCGCCCGAAAGCGGGTTCGCGGAAGGCTGGTCGGCGATCTGGCCGAAGGAACAAAGGCGCGCGGCTTCGATTTCTTTCGAAATGCGGTTCCCACCCTTCGGAGGGATGCTCTAAAGAAACAGTATGTTCAGGCTCGCCCATCTCTCAGACATCCATCTCGGCCCGCTGCCCGACCTAGCCTATCGCGATCTCATCACCAAGCGCATAACCGGCTACATCAACTGGC
It contains:
- a CDS encoding glutathione S-transferase family protein, which translates into the protein MGLLVDGIWKNEWYDTSKSGGKFVRSQSQFRDWITRDGTPAEGRERGFKAEPGRYHLYVSLACPWAHRTLIVRKLKKLEDVISVDVVHHFMGENGWTFVKEDGATGDTLYDSAFLHQIYTRADPTYSGRVTVPVLWDKKEQTIVSNESAEIIRMLNSAFDEWGDASVDLWPSHLRSDIDAINDRIYPSINNGVYRAGFATKQGAYEEAFDELFDAMDEMERRLSRSRYLVGDRMTEADWRFFTTLIRFDAVYYAHFKCNLRRVADYPNLSNYLRDLYQVPGVAETVNMLHIKAHYYASHETVNPTRIIPKGPELDFTSAHDRDRFKKAA
- a CDS encoding NUDIX domain-containing protein, whose translation is MSDDLPHFMREPLWRRLRTRLFHLWFVLRRPMTFGVRGVVYDEAANAVFLIRHTYVPGWQLPGGGVEAGETAYEALARELEEEGNIVLDGTPALLKSLHFNRNVSRRDHVALYLVKSYRQTSPKTPDMEIAEAGFFSLDSLPDETSPATRRRLAEIFEGKPADAYW
- a CDS encoding N-acetyltransferase is translated as MSTADVAYAPETAAHDLEIEDINAEAFGPGRFARAAYKIREGGPHRRDLSFVAIVDGKVIASVRMTEVAAGEGRALLLGPLAVRPAYKNLGIGKRLVAIALDAARKDGCRLVLLVGDAPYYAPLGFSKVVPFGQVVMPRPVDPRRLLAAELQAGSLDSFAGNVVHADVVAGNRSVEPRRDVA